The following proteins are encoded in a genomic region of Leptospiraceae bacterium:
- a CDS encoding TetR/AcrR family transcriptional regulator produces MKVKKPTKEIIIEAAYKEFAEKGFDGARMQKIAERAKINKAMLHYYYHDKQTLYENVIEYFHSLFDRILQEKSVETKDRITFLEQIVDAYYKIYFEYPEVKKIFIHELASGFEATKKLLKKHDPDHVEKIAEKFFLLTKIKELQDHQEIRMDIEPEHIMMTILGLIESSLVQLQIVSKVLDYDQNEVQMFLEKRKESIVKILDQGLAIRNSP; encoded by the coding sequence AGGCTTCGATGGTGCAAGGATGCAAAAAATTGCAGAGAGAGCAAAAATCAACAAAGCCATGCTGCATTACTATTATCACGATAAGCAAACTCTTTATGAAAATGTGATAGAATACTTTCATTCTTTATTTGATCGCATTCTTCAAGAAAAAAGTGTAGAAACAAAAGATCGAATTACGTTTTTAGAACAAATTGTTGATGCTTATTATAAAATCTATTTTGAATATCCAGAAGTGAAAAAGATTTTCATCCACGAATTGGCGAGTGGATTTGAAGCAACAAAAAAATTGCTCAAAAAACATGATCCGGACCATGTCGAAAAAATAGCAGAAAAATTTTTTTTGTTAACAAAAATTAAAGAACTACAAGATCATCAAGAAATTCGGATGGATATCGAACCAGAACACATCATGATGACCATCTTGGGTTTGATTGAATCTTCTTTGGTTCAACTACAAATTGTTAGTAAAGTTTTGGATTATGATCAAAATGAAGTCCAAATGTTTTTAGAGAAACGTAAAGAAAGTATCGTTAAGATTTTGGATCAAGGGCTTGCTATTAGGAATTCTCCGTGA
- a CDS encoding DUF2452 domain-containing protein, with protein sequence MEDYVPFHNKKEPEVENKAFLPYPIKTSDPPFSLVDRAKEIEQADLWIKTSVNQKLDLILKQIQALQNQAREILIKAQEDAKLHRVSCNFEKKPGMILHLYEKENGELYFSLLSPEEWGSPPHQFIASYRLLHDMSFEKITENS encoded by the coding sequence ATGGAAGATTACGTTCCTTTTCACAACAAAAAAGAACCAGAGGTAGAAAACAAAGCTTTTCTTCCGTATCCCATTAAAACTTCTGATCCTCCTTTTTCGTTAGTGGATAGAGCCAAAGAGATTGAACAAGCTGACTTATGGATTAAAACCAGTGTCAACCAAAAATTAGATTTGATTTTAAAACAAATTCAAGCCCTTCAAAACCAAGCCCGAGAAATCTTGATAAAAGCACAAGAAGATGCTAAACTCCACCGAGTCTCTTGTAATTTTGAGAAAAAACCAGGAATGATTTTACATCTTTACGAAAAAGAGAACGGCGAACTTTATTTTTCTTTGCTTTCTCCTGAGGAATGGGGTTCACCTCCTCATCAGTTTATTGCCAGTTATCGACTACTTCACGATATGAGCTTTGAAAAAATCACGGAGAATTCCTAA